From Humisphaera borealis, the proteins below share one genomic window:
- a CDS encoding tetratricopeptide repeat protein, whose product MARRKLNTKVLGVLFGVLVVGAIGAFAANRFLKPSKDPRVLEADGDKAFAAGEYEQARLAFGGAAAIERSNPGLKVKYGDTLIKLTREDPVNLGLALQSWEAALGVDPSYKPALERLLTSRWEQVDLGGGPEVFADIRRRADQLAKADPSHPKAKIWQHVATVRQALLSQAVPRDEIVASAEALQALATSNPTDSEAPFYLAQLKIKDAIERSSVKAQREADLSCDDAIKIISDALKGQEKNAQMQFRASTVFRQLARIDRRAVERKHAERAGACILAAQQNIKSGEPNVDDITLLAAEQLSRDGKADESRQLCREYFEKNPDNQRARLAWARWLSSKKEERDAAIQILAREVPLPKDAVGVGVFLHREQQALTLYELIRLRMADAITETDDEKQKTKLALADTDMERLRRIASPRAPKVLAIEGQLLLIKGQQVEAVKVMEEAYSGMTAGAKDWETVFRLAQAYEGVRQPGRARKLCEELVALGGDSNYVLPARALLADLLIREKRLDSALEQIKQIETKSKDYPGLSQLQTAYLLASGKGAEVVKKLPESTNAERWTKIRFAASLNDQNEQLRLLAAIVANEPSDVNAVRSLASMYRSMKLNDRCYQTVQAGLKANPDEPSLLLFKAELDGTDPKELRELARQTIEKTVKDPFDKAMRLYELEKMGGSAELAAGHLKQALAVRPQDLRALDLVFREALERRQFADAKVYIEALVKLNADQVGGRLYRHRLAAAEQDYVEAERIGLDLVTRYAEFAQSWLALGQAQEALGKWNEAIRSYNEVLARQPMHYEATRALVDTLYNAGRTEDAKARLREMRVNYPNDTTVRELFLNHLANFGEPQSAIADREDQLKKNDNDPWAYLALAATYFKNAQRLSLENKLDESRKEIDKAFEKLSQGQKRFPEDVRFYSQVAEIRQYNGQLEQAEQVLKDFTRRENMKQAPARIRPEPWLALADFYVRTNKLNEAIAALNEALVRADNSLEIRLRLVSTQMQARKFADAEGTLDAVRNNPDPRVARQRLELLIAQQKLAEAETSIRQVIKLRDGVDLRNLLASILIDTGREAEAIVELNRALAMDAKSEASRYLRAMAMAKKRPPDTDGAINELVELKRTMPSSMQARLLLAELYDRTGRRGNAIQDLQDGLKISPGNREVRLSLIRLYRAERPAKFKEAYELIAGAGNDPVMKTDPTWPREAAVLFAQQRMFQQAVVSMTRAVQLSPGNVEYRRELIDMLLQFNDLAGAQIQTEKLLQEGSDFWWLRFQRGVAIGRQIDRKMLADAKTNPTVAAKVNELKSQSLTEFDRALKMSEAEGDVERQISILRTLGETVGNDQALLRVDPKTTDDPTNRWKLLQIGLKRANGDLAGAIAQAERLLADPSNRVTAPDRRGPLLRALADTYQNPGNPDYVKARRYYEELLTLVPDDSASLNNVAYLLAESIAPPEPQSAKLYSERAYEATRITNTPNVLIMDTHGWVLVLCGGPDGEKGRRILQKIVEENPLFIEARYHLGEALLRVQPIAPSQAEKEFTECLRLMNEEEKIGGKIDEKLRGRIQTGLASAREKVRGG is encoded by the coding sequence ATGGCTCGTCGCAAACTCAATACGAAGGTCCTGGGCGTCCTGTTTGGTGTGCTGGTTGTCGGTGCCATCGGTGCCTTCGCGGCCAACAGGTTCCTCAAGCCGAGCAAAGACCCGCGTGTTCTCGAGGCCGACGGCGACAAGGCTTTCGCCGCCGGGGAGTATGAGCAGGCGCGTCTTGCGTTTGGCGGTGCCGCCGCAATCGAACGCAGCAATCCCGGACTGAAGGTCAAGTACGGCGACACGCTCATCAAGCTCACCCGCGAAGATCCGGTCAACCTTGGTCTGGCACTGCAATCGTGGGAAGCGGCACTGGGCGTCGACCCCAGCTATAAGCCGGCGCTGGAACGGCTCCTGACCTCGCGATGGGAACAGGTGGATCTGGGCGGCGGGCCGGAAGTCTTTGCCGACATCCGCCGACGTGCCGACCAGCTCGCCAAGGCCGACCCTTCACACCCCAAGGCCAAGATCTGGCAGCACGTCGCCACGGTCCGCCAGGCGTTGTTGTCGCAGGCCGTTCCGCGCGACGAGATCGTGGCCAGCGCCGAGGCGCTGCAGGCGCTGGCGACCAGCAATCCGACCGACTCCGAGGCACCTTTCTACCTCGCCCAGCTCAAGATCAAAGACGCGATCGAACGAAGCAGTGTGAAGGCACAGCGCGAGGCGGACCTGTCGTGCGACGATGCGATCAAGATCATCAGCGACGCGTTGAAGGGGCAGGAAAAGAACGCGCAGATGCAGTTCCGCGCGTCGACCGTCTTCAGGCAGTTGGCGCGTATCGACCGTCGCGCAGTTGAGCGCAAGCATGCGGAACGCGCCGGCGCCTGCATTCTTGCGGCGCAGCAGAACATCAAGAGCGGCGAACCCAACGTCGACGACATCACCCTGCTCGCCGCCGAGCAACTGTCCCGTGACGGCAAGGCCGACGAGTCGAGGCAGCTTTGCCGGGAGTATTTCGAGAAGAACCCCGACAACCAGCGGGCCCGCCTGGCCTGGGCCCGGTGGCTTTCGTCAAAGAAAGAGGAGCGCGACGCCGCGATTCAGATTCTCGCGCGGGAAGTGCCCCTTCCGAAGGACGCGGTGGGTGTCGGCGTGTTCCTGCACCGCGAGCAGCAGGCGTTGACGCTGTACGAACTGATCCGCCTGCGAATGGCCGACGCGATCACCGAGACTGACGACGAAAAGCAGAAGACCAAGCTGGCACTGGCCGACACCGACATGGAACGCCTCCGTCGGATCGCCAGCCCGCGGGCACCGAAGGTGCTTGCCATCGAGGGACAGCTGCTGTTGATCAAGGGGCAGCAGGTGGAAGCGGTCAAGGTGATGGAGGAGGCGTACTCCGGCATGACCGCCGGCGCCAAGGATTGGGAGACGGTGTTCCGTCTCGCCCAGGCGTATGAAGGCGTCCGCCAGCCCGGTCGGGCCAGGAAACTTTGCGAGGAACTGGTCGCGCTCGGCGGCGACAGCAATTACGTTTTGCCCGCCCGCGCATTGCTTGCCGACCTGCTGATTCGGGAGAAGCGGCTCGATTCCGCGCTCGAGCAGATCAAGCAGATCGAGACAAAGTCCAAAGACTACCCCGGCTTGTCGCAGCTCCAGACCGCCTACCTGCTTGCTTCGGGCAAGGGTGCCGAAGTGGTGAAGAAGCTGCCGGAGAGCACCAACGCCGAACGCTGGACCAAGATCCGGTTCGCCGCGTCGCTGAACGATCAGAACGAGCAACTTCGCCTGCTAGCGGCGATCGTTGCCAACGAGCCGTCCGACGTCAATGCAGTCCGCTCGCTGGCTTCGATGTACAGGTCGATGAAGTTGAACGATCGTTGCTACCAGACGGTCCAGGCCGGGCTGAAGGCGAACCCTGACGAGCCGAGCCTGCTGCTGTTTAAGGCCGAGCTCGACGGTACCGATCCGAAGGAACTGCGCGAACTCGCCCGACAAACGATCGAAAAGACCGTCAAGGATCCTTTCGACAAGGCGATGCGGCTTTACGAGCTCGAGAAAATGGGTGGCTCGGCGGAACTCGCCGCCGGTCACCTGAAGCAGGCCCTGGCAGTCAGGCCGCAGGATCTACGCGCGCTCGACCTGGTGTTCAGGGAGGCACTGGAGCGGCGGCAATTCGCCGACGCCAAGGTGTACATCGAAGCGCTGGTCAAACTGAACGCCGACCAGGTCGGCGGCCGGCTGTACCGGCACCGTCTTGCTGCCGCCGAGCAGGACTATGTCGAGGCCGAGCGGATTGGCCTGGACCTGGTTACGCGTTACGCCGAGTTCGCGCAGAGCTGGCTCGCGCTGGGCCAGGCACAGGAGGCGCTTGGCAAGTGGAACGAGGCGATCCGCTCGTACAACGAAGTGCTCGCCCGCCAGCCGATGCATTACGAAGCGACACGTGCACTCGTCGATACGCTCTACAATGCCGGCCGTACCGAAGACGCCAAGGCCAGGCTCCGGGAGATGCGTGTCAACTATCCGAACGACACGACGGTACGGGAGCTTTTCCTGAACCATCTGGCGAACTTCGGTGAACCCCAGTCGGCGATCGCCGACCGCGAGGACCAGCTCAAGAAGAACGACAACGACCCCTGGGCATACCTGGCGCTGGCCGCCACCTACTTCAAGAATGCCCAGCGGCTGTCGCTGGAGAACAAGCTGGACGAGTCCCGCAAGGAGATCGACAAGGCGTTTGAAAAGCTGTCGCAGGGCCAGAAGCGCTTCCCCGAGGACGTCCGCTTCTACTCCCAGGTCGCCGAGATTCGTCAGTACAACGGGCAGCTCGAGCAGGCCGAGCAGGTCCTGAAAGATTTCACCCGTCGGGAGAACATGAAGCAGGCACCGGCGCGTATCCGCCCGGAACCCTGGCTCGCGCTGGCCGATTTCTACGTTCGTACGAACAAGCTCAACGAAGCGATTGCGGCGTTGAACGAGGCGCTGGTCCGCGCCGACAACAGCCTGGAAATACGGCTGCGGCTTGTGTCCACGCAGATGCAGGCGCGGAAGTTTGCCGATGCCGAAGGCACGCTTGATGCGGTCCGAAACAACCCCGATCCGCGGGTCGCCCGCCAGCGGCTCGAACTTCTGATCGCCCAGCAGAAGCTGGCCGAGGCCGAGACGTCGATCAGGCAGGTGATCAAGCTTCGGGACGGCGTGGATTTGCGGAACCTGCTGGCCAGCATTCTGATCGACACCGGCCGGGAAGCCGAAGCGATCGTCGAACTGAACCGCGCCCTGGCGATGGACGCCAAGAGCGAGGCGTCGCGCTACCTGCGTGCGATGGCGATGGCCAAGAAGCGTCCGCCGGACACCGACGGGGCGATCAATGAACTGGTGGAACTGAAACGGACCATGCCGAGTTCGATGCAGGCGCGGCTCCTTCTGGCCGAGCTCTATGACAGGACCGGCCGACGGGGCAACGCGATCCAGGACCTTCAGGACGGGCTGAAGATCTCGCCGGGAAATCGCGAGGTGCGACTTTCGCTGATTCGGCTGTATCGCGCCGAACGGCCGGCAAAGTTCAAGGAAGCCTACGAACTGATCGCCGGTGCTGGGAACGACCCGGTGATGAAGACCGATCCCACCTGGCCGCGCGAAGCCGCCGTGCTTTTTGCACAGCAGCGGATGTTCCAGCAAGCCGTGGTATCGATGACCCGCGCGGTGCAGCTGTCGCCGGGCAATGTCGAGTACCGGCGCGAGCTGATCGACATGCTGCTACAGTTCAACGACCTGGCCGGCGCGCAGATTCAGACTGAGAAGCTGCTGCAGGAAGGGAGCGACTTCTGGTGGCTCCGCTTCCAGCGTGGCGTGGCAATCGGTCGGCAGATCGACCGCAAGATGCTCGCCGACGCAAAGACGAACCCGACGGTTGCGGCGAAGGTGAACGAGCTCAAGTCGCAGTCGCTGACGGAGTTCGACCGGGCGCTCAAGATGTCCGAAGCCGAGGGTGACGTCGAACGGCAGATCAGCATTCTGCGCACGCTGGGCGAAACGGTGGGCAACGACCAGGCGCTCTTGCGGGTGGATCCGAAGACGACGGACGATCCGACCAACCGATGGAAGCTACTGCAGATCGGGCTCAAACGAGCGAACGGTGATCTCGCCGGTGCCATCGCGCAGGCCGAACGCCTGTTGGCCGACCCGTCGAACAGGGTGACAGCTCCGGATCGCCGCGGCCCGCTGCTGCGTGCATTGGCCGACACGTACCAGAATCCGGGCAACCCGGATTACGTCAAAGCCCGGCGGTACTACGAGGAACTGCTGACGCTCGTACCCGACGACAGTGCCTCGCTGAACAATGTCGCTTACTTGCTGGCTGAAAGTATCGCGCCGCCGGAGCCGCAGTCGGCCAAGCTCTACAGCGAGCGAGCGTACGAGGCGACCCGGATCACCAATACCCCGAACGTGCTCATCATGGACACGCACGGCTGGGTGCTCGTGTTGTGCGGCGGCCCGGACGGCGAAAAAGGTCGCCGGATCCTACAGAAGATCGTTGAAGAGAACCCCCTGTTCATCGAAGCACGCTACCACTTGGGTGAGGCGCTCTTGCGCGTACAACCTATTGCACCCTCGCAAGCCGAGAAGGAGTTCACCGAATGTCTCCGACTAATGAATGAGGAAGAGAAAATCGGCGGCAAGATCGACGAGAAGCTCCGTGGACGCATTCAAACCGGTTTGGCGTCGGCACGAGAGAAGGTACGTGGCGGATGA
- a CDS encoding vWA domain-containing protein — translation MARLPETSGSPTRRALILALPVLAVPRYWAMGDASAPATAPLSKNEQKIKDLGAYYAKLYGEPLNSTERLPREIAIISLSRIDHPETTRKLLEAFKVRDRDPVIWYLAWEALHARHNSLSAEERRGWLTGGLQAAVAGGFPGVTVTPLLNALAELHPTAFEDLPHKAAFRVIQENGLDDPQEKKALVALRHLVKIWKEPSLVRVLIAQMNRPVLAERVDFVLRGLPNPPPEGDPRKLAAPWGAWFASAGLKAADQSALPKYAGEATVFPKPPKITDPDDKRWYAELEIGKLTVSDFDLVWAIDSTGSMNDENQMIAAQTGHVIRICSLVSRRTRCGTVYARHEIEKGHLQKCCEAAAANPNFYQVKAYPLTADIKELSQTMAAERIPKPDPQGEGNVHPGTPVLGALQGAVQKMKWSKDKNARRVIVMVGDSKLTPGTEKATELFAAECKKQGYFVHALAEGQAITEWAEVFKAAGGKLMSFGRGGAVARPRPGNPRVAPGTAGESSPRTVFDQIAAKIIRGLVTPAYHDRVDPLIAYLADYARAMAAAEKRIAELAKS, via the coding sequence ATGGCCCGCCTGCCAGAAACATCCGGATCGCCGACACGCCGAGCTTTGATCCTTGCGTTGCCGGTGCTCGCGGTACCGCGTTACTGGGCGATGGGGGATGCTTCTGCGCCCGCGACGGCTCCGCTGTCCAAGAACGAACAGAAGATCAAGGACCTGGGGGCCTATTACGCCAAGTTGTACGGAGAGCCGCTTAATTCGACCGAGCGGCTTCCCCGAGAAATCGCGATCATCTCCCTGAGCCGTATCGATCACCCTGAGACCACGCGCAAGCTGCTGGAGGCGTTCAAGGTTCGGGACCGTGATCCGGTGATCTGGTACCTCGCGTGGGAGGCCTTACACGCACGCCACAACTCACTCTCGGCCGAAGAGCGGCGGGGCTGGCTGACCGGCGGGCTTCAGGCCGCCGTCGCTGGTGGGTTTCCGGGTGTCACTGTCACGCCACTCCTGAACGCCCTGGCCGAACTCCACCCGACGGCGTTCGAGGATCTGCCGCATAAGGCCGCCTTTCGAGTGATCCAGGAGAACGGGCTGGACGATCCGCAAGAGAAGAAAGCGCTGGTCGCACTTCGGCACCTCGTAAAGATCTGGAAGGAACCCTCATTGGTTCGCGTCCTGATCGCCCAGATGAACCGGCCGGTACTGGCCGAGCGGGTCGACTTTGTTCTCCGCGGGTTGCCCAACCCGCCGCCCGAAGGCGACCCACGCAAGCTGGCCGCTCCCTGGGGTGCCTGGTTCGCGTCGGCCGGTCTGAAGGCAGCCGACCAGTCCGCCCTGCCGAAATACGCCGGCGAAGCAACCGTCTTCCCCAAGCCTCCGAAGATTACCGACCCCGACGACAAGCGGTGGTATGCCGAGTTGGAGATCGGAAAGCTGACGGTCAGCGATTTCGACTTGGTCTGGGCGATCGATTCGACCGGTTCAATGAACGACGAGAACCAGATGATCGCCGCCCAGACGGGGCACGTGATTCGAATCTGCTCGCTGGTGAGCCGTCGAACCCGTTGTGGGACCGTCTACGCCCGGCACGAGATCGAAAAAGGACACCTGCAGAAGTGCTGCGAGGCGGCGGCGGCCAATCCTAACTTTTATCAGGTGAAGGCCTATCCGCTGACGGCAGACATCAAGGAGCTGTCGCAGACCATGGCTGCCGAGCGCATCCCCAAGCCCGATCCGCAGGGCGAGGGAAATGTGCATCCGGGCACGCCCGTGCTGGGCGCGCTGCAGGGCGCGGTTCAGAAGATGAAGTGGAGTAAGGACAAGAACGCGCGTCGGGTCATCGTGATGGTCGGCGACAGCAAGTTGACGCCGGGCACCGAAAAGGCGACCGAGCTGTTTGCCGCCGAGTGCAAAAAACAGGGGTACTTCGTCCATGCGCTTGCCGAAGGGCAGGCGATCACCGAATGGGCGGAGGTCTTTAAAGCCGCTGGCGGCAAACTTATGTCATTTGGCAGGGGTGGTGCCGTTGCACGCCCTCGTCCGGGTAATCCCCGGGTCGCCCCTGGTACTGCCGGCGAGTCGTCGCCGCGGACGGTGTTCGACCAGATCGCAGCCAAAATCATCCGCGGCCTGGTCACGCCGGCCTACCACGACCGGGTCGACCCGCTCATTGCGTACCTGGCAGACTATGCCCGGGCGATGGCCGCGGCCGAGAAGCGGATCGCCGAACTGGCCAAATCGTGA
- a CDS encoding exosortase/archaeosortase family protein has protein sequence MSTFTTPTSGTGPASSTGANSSGAASAALPLGYSQSHGEPQWLGLPVSAWFKIGVISLLMLALYWANFARLWLKTNPFTGQGNWEHAIVIPLIGIYYLYVWRDQLLGHVRPEADANRWSLPGIWALLMGVPLMLALAAHPILLAGGGGGVSPAEVLGGFADGGVAKLIPVVAGLVVLSSAAAGLVYLKRQELKYPAMQAWLDNVWHGLGAWLTAMGLLWGVFFFVVVLVPASLGSVTKVVSFVIATIGLAGLAHIAYWGKSKLWRERYDAILSRSSGWFGGFVMIWGILFSFWGIWPGQNDFFKDIGMVVALFGVVTLLAGWRVMKVAWFPVVFLFCAIPWPDQVYSWVAMPLQNFAAKIGVFALTLTGVDADKFGTKILFAGKDGKPEMLNVAEACAGLKSLMTFISVGAAVAFLSTRMLWQKLLIVASAVPIAILCNAGRVAGQGLLHRYVSPEWSQNFAHAFAGLVMLIPGFFMILAICWVMDHLFIEEIEDDAVLRRARKSAASAAASGASVFSKDAIGVIEEIRDPAAPVAAKVEVAEAAHAAGLATAAPTEAAKPRPAAAPKVITIPKRPAQGVNQSAATGAKPAAAPAARPAASVPTTANAPADATKSVPAAARPGVAPGGPAGAARPQASVVPPAAGQVSPKPTNRAATTSSAARPAPAKPAPAKPVVPAKPAAAPTNAAASEPSASARPEDRL, from the coding sequence TTGAGCACCTTCACTACTCCAACGTCCGGCACAGGTCCCGCCTCTTCGACGGGTGCCAACTCTTCTGGGGCTGCTTCGGCGGCTCTGCCTCTGGGCTACTCGCAGTCTCATGGCGAGCCGCAGTGGCTCGGACTGCCGGTCTCCGCGTGGTTCAAGATCGGCGTGATCAGCCTGCTGATGCTCGCCCTCTACTGGGCGAACTTCGCACGGCTTTGGCTCAAGACCAATCCTTTCACCGGCCAGGGCAACTGGGAACACGCGATCGTCATTCCCCTGATCGGTATCTACTACCTGTATGTGTGGCGCGACCAGCTCCTGGGCCATGTAAGGCCGGAAGCCGATGCAAATCGATGGAGTCTTCCCGGCATCTGGGCGCTGCTCATGGGCGTTCCGCTGATGCTGGCCCTGGCGGCCCACCCGATCCTGCTCGCCGGCGGGGGCGGCGGCGTGAGCCCGGCGGAAGTGCTCGGCGGGTTTGCCGACGGTGGCGTTGCGAAGCTCATCCCCGTCGTCGCCGGCCTGGTCGTCCTGTCATCGGCAGCCGCGGGACTTGTTTACCTCAAACGCCAGGAACTGAAGTACCCGGCCATGCAGGCCTGGCTCGATAACGTCTGGCACGGGCTTGGTGCTTGGTTGACGGCGATGGGCCTGCTGTGGGGCGTCTTCTTCTTCGTGGTCGTCCTGGTGCCCGCCAGTCTCGGATCGGTCACCAAGGTCGTCAGTTTCGTCATTGCGACCATCGGTCTGGCCGGCCTGGCTCACATCGCGTACTGGGGCAAGAGCAAGCTCTGGCGCGAGCGGTACGACGCCATCCTTTCCCGCTCGAGCGGATGGTTCGGCGGGTTCGTGATGATCTGGGGCATCCTGTTCAGCTTCTGGGGGATCTGGCCGGGGCAGAATGACTTCTTCAAAGACATCGGGATGGTCGTTGCGCTGTTCGGCGTGGTGACTTTGCTGGCCGGCTGGCGGGTTATGAAGGTGGCCTGGTTCCCGGTGGTGTTCCTCTTCTGTGCGATTCCCTGGCCCGACCAGGTCTACAGCTGGGTCGCAATGCCCCTCCAGAACTTCGCGGCCAAGATCGGTGTTTTTGCCCTGACACTCACCGGCGTGGATGCCGACAAGTTCGGCACCAAGATCCTCTTTGCAGGAAAAGACGGAAAGCCCGAGATGCTGAACGTCGCCGAGGCGTGTGCCGGCCTCAAGAGCCTGATGACCTTCATCTCTGTTGGTGCCGCTGTCGCGTTCCTTTCGACGCGGATGCTTTGGCAGAAACTTCTGATTGTCGCGTCGGCCGTTCCGATCGCGATCCTGTGCAACGCCGGCCGTGTCGCCGGCCAGGGGCTCCTGCATCGGTACGTCAGCCCGGAGTGGTCGCAGAACTTTGCCCATGCCTTTGCCGGCCTGGTCATGCTGATTCCCGGGTTCTTCATGATCCTGGCGATCTGCTGGGTGATGGATCACCTGTTCATCGAAGAAATCGAAGACGACGCCGTATTGAGGCGTGCGCGTAAATCCGCGGCATCTGCGGCGGCTTCCGGTGCGAGCGTGTTCTCGAAAGATGCGATCGGTGTTATCGAAGAGATTCGTGACCCGGCAGCGCCCGTCGCCGCCAAGGTCGAAGTCGCTGAGGCCGCCCACGCTGCCGGTTTGGCGACGGCGGCACCGACCGAAGCCGCCAAGCCGCGTCCCGCCGCCGCGCCTAAAGTCATTACGATTCCGAAGAGGCCCGCGCAGGGCGTGAACCAGTCTGCCGCAACGGGTGCCAAGCCTGCGGCCGCCCCGGCGGCACGACCGGCGGCGTCGGTACCGACGACGGCAAACGCACCGGCCGATGCGACAAAGTCGGTCCCCGCCGCCGCACGCCCCGGTGTCGCGCCCGGTGGCCCTGCGGGCGCCGCCCGACCACAGGCTTCGGTCGTACCGCCGGCGGCCGGGCAGGTCTCGCCCAAGCCGACCAACCGGGCAGCCACGACTTCATCCGCCGCAAGACCTGCGCCGGCAAAGCCTGCCCCGGCTAAACCGGTGGTACCGGCCAAACCCGCGGCCGCGCCCACTAACGCCGCTGCTTCAGAACCGTCTGCATCGGCTCGTCCGGAGGACCGTCTATGA
- a CDS encoding KpsF/GutQ family sugar-phosphate isomerase — protein sequence MGNDYRQFAQQVLDAEAEAIGKIRLDDRFDRAVDLILACNASVLTSGIGKAGHVARKLSASFSSTGTPSHFLNPAEAVHGDLGSVRQGDLVVVFSYSGESDEIVRVLSVLKKLGIAVIAITGSASSSLGRFADVTVELGRIEEACPLGLAPSASTTAMLALGDALCLTVMKSRHFTADDFALYHPAGQLGRKLIRVREAMSFRKGENLPVASDRLTVGQVLHEVSAIKRRSGAVILVDEQGRVSGIFSDGDLRRLITDDDGSALRKPIRDVMTRKPKRIGGDRLASEAIAIMRPYRIDELPVVDDLDQPIGLIDIQDLILLKMMDVEGT from the coding sequence ATGGGCAATGACTATCGCCAGTTCGCCCAGCAGGTTCTGGACGCAGAAGCCGAAGCGATTGGAAAAATCCGCCTCGACGACCGGTTCGACCGGGCTGTCGACTTGATCCTGGCGTGCAACGCATCGGTCCTCACCAGCGGCATCGGCAAGGCGGGGCACGTCGCCCGCAAGCTGTCCGCGTCCTTCTCCAGCACCGGTACCCCCAGCCACTTTCTAAACCCCGCCGAGGCGGTGCACGGCGATCTCGGATCGGTCCGCCAGGGGGACCTGGTGGTCGTCTTCTCCTACTCCGGCGAGAGCGATGAGATTGTGCGCGTGCTGAGCGTTCTCAAGAAGCTCGGGATCGCGGTGATCGCGATTACCGGCAGCGCGAGCAGCAGCCTCGGCCGCTTCGCGGATGTGACAGTGGAACTCGGGCGAATCGAAGAGGCCTGCCCGCTGGGCCTGGCTCCCAGCGCATCAACCACGGCAATGCTCGCCCTCGGCGACGCGCTTTGCCTGACCGTGATGAAATCGCGACACTTTACCGCCGACGACTTTGCCCTGTACCACCCGGCGGGACAACTCGGCCGGAAACTCATCAGGGTTCGCGAGGCAATGAGCTTTCGCAAGGGCGAAAACCTGCCGGTGGCATCGGACCGGCTGACGGTCGGGCAGGTGCTGCACGAGGTCAGCGCGATCAAACGACGCAGCGGCGCGGTCATCCTGGTGGACGAACAAGGCCGGGTCAGCGGGATTTTCTCCGACGGCGACCTTCGGCGGCTCATTACCGACGACGACGGCTCGGCCCTGCGAAAGCCGATCCGCGACGTAATGACCCGCAAGCCCAAGCGCATCGGCGGCGACCGGCTGGCCAGCGAGGCGATCGCGATCATGCGGCCTTACCGAATCGACGAACTGCCGGTCGTCGATGACCTCGATCAGCCGATCGGGCTCATCGACATCCAGGACCTGATTCTGCTCAAGATGATGGACGTCGAAGGAACGTAG